The Dermochelys coriacea isolate rDerCor1 chromosome 7, rDerCor1.pri.v4, whole genome shotgun sequence genome window below encodes:
- the NR2C2 gene encoding nuclear receptor subfamily 2 group C member 2 isoform X2: MTSPSQRIQIISTDSSVASPQRIQIVTDQQTGQKIQIVTAVDSSVSPKQQFILASPDGTGTGKVILAAPETSNAKQLIFTTTDNIVPGRIQIVTDSASVERLLGKADVQRPQVVEYCVVCGDKASGRHYGAVSCEGCKGFFKRSVRKNLTYSCRSNQDCIINKHHRNRCQFCRLKKCLEMGMKMESVQSERKPFDVQREKPTNCAASTEKIYIRKDLRSPLIATPTFVADKDGARSTGLLDPGMLVNIQQPLIRDDGTVLLATDSKAETSQGALGTLANVVTSLASLSESLNNGDTSEIQQEDQSASEITRAFDTLAKALNTTDGTVAQNLADGMDPTGGGNIHVISRDQSTPIIEVEGPLLTDTHVTFKLTMPSPMPEYLNVHYICESASRLLFLSMHWARSIPAFQALGQDCNTSLVRACWNELFTLGLAQCAQVMSLSTILAAIVNHLQNSIQEDKLSGDRIKQVMEHIWKLQEFCNSMAKLDIDGYEYAYLKAIVLFSPDHPGLTSSSQIEKFQEKAQMELQDYVQKTYPEDTYRLARILVRLPALRLMSSSITEELFFTGLIGNVPIDSIIPYILKMETAEYNGQITGTSA; encoded by the exons ATGACCAGCCCCTCTCAACGCATCCAAATTATTTCTACAGACTCTTCTGTAGCTTCACCACAGCGCATTCAG ATTGTGACAGATCAGCAAACAGGACAGAAAATCCAGATAGTGACAGCAGTGGACTCATCAGTGTCTCCGAAGCAACAGTTTATCTTGGCCAGTCCAGATGGAACTGGAACAGGAAAGGTGATATTGGCAGCACCTGAAACCTCTAATGCCAAGCAACTTATCTTTACCACCACTGACAACATTGTACCAGGCAGAATTCAG ATTGTGACAGACTCTGCTTCAGTGGAACGTTTGTTGGGTAAAGCTGATGTCCAGCGGCCACAAGTAGTAGAGTATTGTGTTGTTTGTGGAGATAAAGCATCAG gTCGTCACTATGGTGCTGTCAGTTGCGAGGGATGCAAAGGTTTCTTTAAGAGGAGTGTAAGGAAGAATTTGACCTACAGTTGTCGTAGCAACCAGGACTGTATCATCAATAAACACCATCGGAATCGTTGCCAGTTTTGTAGGCTTAAGAAATGCTTAGAGATGGGCATGAAAATGGAAT CGGTTCAGAGTGAAAGAAAGCCTTTTGATGTGCAACGGGAGAAACCAACCAACTGTGCAGCTTCAACTGAAAAAATCTATATCAGGAAAGACCTAAGAAGCCCTCTCATAGCAACTCCAACATTTGTAGCAGATAAAGATGGGGCCCG GTCAACAGGTCTTCTTGATCCAGGAATGCTTGTGAATATTCAGCAGCCTTTGATACGGGATGATGGTACAGTCCTGCTAGCTACAGACTCCAAG GCTGAGACAAGTCAGGGTGCTTTAGGAACACTGGCAAATGTTGTAACATCCCTTGCCAGCCTTAGTGAGTCACTTAATAATGGAGATACTTCTGAAATCCAACAAGAGGATCAATCTGCCAGTGAGATCACTCG GGCATTTGATACTTTGGCTAAAGCACTTAATACCACAGATGGCACAGTAGCTCAGAACTTGGCAGATGGGATGGATCCTACAGGAGGAGGGAATATTCATGTAATCAGCAGAGATCAGTCAACACCAATCATTGAAGTGGAAGGACCCCTACTTACAGATACACATGTCACATTTAAG CTAACAATGCCTAGTCCAATGCCAGAGTACCTTAATGTACATTACATCTGTGAGTCAGCATCACGACTGCTTTTCCTCTCAATGCACTGGGCTAGATCTATCCCTGCTTTTCAAGCACTTGG ACAGGACTGTAACACAAGCCTAGTTCGTGCCTGCTGGAATGAGCTATTTACCTTAGGCCTAGCACAATGTGCACAGGTGATGAGTCTGTCTACTATCCTAGCAGCTATCGTCAACCACCTTCAGAACAGCATACAGGAAG ATAAGCTTTCCGGAGACAGAATAAAGCAAGTCATGGAACACATCTGGAAACTTCAGGAGTTCTGTAACAGCATGGCCAAGCTTGATATTGATGGATATGAATATGCATACCTTAAAGCTATAGTCCTCTTTAGCCCTG atCACCCTGGTCTGACGAGTTCAAGCCAAATAGAAAAATTCCAAGAGAAGGCACAGATGGAGTTGCAAGACTATGTCCAAAAAACCTATCCGGAAGATACTTAtag
- the NR2C2 gene encoding nuclear receptor subfamily 2 group C member 2 isoform X4, whose amino-acid sequence MATNMEVLAQQIVETQQVAEVQTVQTSLSESPVMTSPSQRIQIISTDSSVASPQRIQIVTDQQTGQKIQIVTAVDSSVSPKQQFILASPDGTGTGKVILAAPETSNAKQLIFTTTDNIVPGRIQIVTDSASVERLLGKADVQRPQVVEYCVVCGDKASGRHYGAVSCEGCKGFFKRSVRKNLTYSCRSNQDCIINKHHRNRCQFCRLKKCLEMGMKMESVQSERKPFDVQREKPTNCAASTEKIYIRKDLRSPLIATPTFVADKDGARSTGLLDPGMLVNIQQPLIRDDGTVLLATDSKAETSQGALGTLANVVTSLASLSESLNNGDTSEIQQEDQSASEITRAFDTLAKALNTTDGTVAQNLADGMDPTGGGNIHVISRDQSTPIIEVEGPLLTDTHVTFKLTMPSPMPEYLNVHYICESASRLLFLSMHWARSIPAFQALGQDCNTSLVRACWNELFTLGLAQCAQVMSLSTILAAIVNHLQNSIQEEVEETRCICSQKITEYYICHETSKD is encoded by the exons GTACAGACTGTTCAGACTTCATTATCTGAATCTCCAGTGATGACCAGCCCCTCTCAACGCATCCAAATTATTTCTACAGACTCTTCTGTAGCTTCACCACAGCGCATTCAG ATTGTGACAGATCAGCAAACAGGACAGAAAATCCAGATAGTGACAGCAGTGGACTCATCAGTGTCTCCGAAGCAACAGTTTATCTTGGCCAGTCCAGATGGAACTGGAACAGGAAAGGTGATATTGGCAGCACCTGAAACCTCTAATGCCAAGCAACTTATCTTTACCACCACTGACAACATTGTACCAGGCAGAATTCAG ATTGTGACAGACTCTGCTTCAGTGGAACGTTTGTTGGGTAAAGCTGATGTCCAGCGGCCACAAGTAGTAGAGTATTGTGTTGTTTGTGGAGATAAAGCATCAG gTCGTCACTATGGTGCTGTCAGTTGCGAGGGATGCAAAGGTTTCTTTAAGAGGAGTGTAAGGAAGAATTTGACCTACAGTTGTCGTAGCAACCAGGACTGTATCATCAATAAACACCATCGGAATCGTTGCCAGTTTTGTAGGCTTAAGAAATGCTTAGAGATGGGCATGAAAATGGAAT CGGTTCAGAGTGAAAGAAAGCCTTTTGATGTGCAACGGGAGAAACCAACCAACTGTGCAGCTTCAACTGAAAAAATCTATATCAGGAAAGACCTAAGAAGCCCTCTCATAGCAACTCCAACATTTGTAGCAGATAAAGATGGGGCCCG GTCAACAGGTCTTCTTGATCCAGGAATGCTTGTGAATATTCAGCAGCCTTTGATACGGGATGATGGTACAGTCCTGCTAGCTACAGACTCCAAG GCTGAGACAAGTCAGGGTGCTTTAGGAACACTGGCAAATGTTGTAACATCCCTTGCCAGCCTTAGTGAGTCACTTAATAATGGAGATACTTCTGAAATCCAACAAGAGGATCAATCTGCCAGTGAGATCACTCG GGCATTTGATACTTTGGCTAAAGCACTTAATACCACAGATGGCACAGTAGCTCAGAACTTGGCAGATGGGATGGATCCTACAGGAGGAGGGAATATTCATGTAATCAGCAGAGATCAGTCAACACCAATCATTGAAGTGGAAGGACCCCTACTTACAGATACACATGTCACATTTAAG CTAACAATGCCTAGTCCAATGCCAGAGTACCTTAATGTACATTACATCTGTGAGTCAGCATCACGACTGCTTTTCCTCTCAATGCACTGGGCTAGATCTATCCCTGCTTTTCAAGCACTTGG ACAGGACTGTAACACAAGCCTAGTTCGTGCCTGCTGGAATGAGCTATTTACCTTAGGCCTAGCACAATGTGCACAGGTGATGAGTCTGTCTACTATCCTAGCAGCTATCGTCAACCACCTTCAGAACAGCATACAGGAAG AAGTAGAAGAAACCAGATGTATATGTAGCCAGAAAATTACAGAATACTACATATGTCATGAAACTAGCAAGGATTAG
- the NR2C2 gene encoding nuclear receptor subfamily 2 group C member 2 isoform X5, with protein sequence MATNMEVLAQQIVETQQVAEVQTVQTSLSESPVMTSPSQRIQIISTDSSVASPQRIQIVTDQQTGQKIQIVTAVDSSVSPKQQFILASPDGTGTGKVILAAPETSNAKQLIFTTTDNIVPGRIQIVTDSASVERLLGKADVQRPQVVEYCVVCGDKASGRHYGAVSCEGCKGFFKRSVRKNLTYSCRSNQDCIINKHHRNRCQFCRLKKCLEMGMKMESVQSERKPFDVQREKPTNCAASTEKIYIRKDLRSPLIATPTFVADKDGARSTGLLDPGMLVNIQQPLIRDDGTVLLATDSKAETSQGALGTLANVVTSLASLSESLNNGDTSEIQQEDQSASEITRAFDTLAKALNTTDGTVAQNLADGMDPTGGGNIHVISRDQSTPIIEVEGPLLTDTHVTFKLTMPSPMPEYLNVHYICESASRLLFLSMHWARSIPAFQALGQDCNTSLVRACWNELFTLGLAQCAQVMSLSTILAAIVNHLQNSIQED encoded by the exons GTACAGACTGTTCAGACTTCATTATCTGAATCTCCAGTGATGACCAGCCCCTCTCAACGCATCCAAATTATTTCTACAGACTCTTCTGTAGCTTCACCACAGCGCATTCAG ATTGTGACAGATCAGCAAACAGGACAGAAAATCCAGATAGTGACAGCAGTGGACTCATCAGTGTCTCCGAAGCAACAGTTTATCTTGGCCAGTCCAGATGGAACTGGAACAGGAAAGGTGATATTGGCAGCACCTGAAACCTCTAATGCCAAGCAACTTATCTTTACCACCACTGACAACATTGTACCAGGCAGAATTCAG ATTGTGACAGACTCTGCTTCAGTGGAACGTTTGTTGGGTAAAGCTGATGTCCAGCGGCCACAAGTAGTAGAGTATTGTGTTGTTTGTGGAGATAAAGCATCAG gTCGTCACTATGGTGCTGTCAGTTGCGAGGGATGCAAAGGTTTCTTTAAGAGGAGTGTAAGGAAGAATTTGACCTACAGTTGTCGTAGCAACCAGGACTGTATCATCAATAAACACCATCGGAATCGTTGCCAGTTTTGTAGGCTTAAGAAATGCTTAGAGATGGGCATGAAAATGGAAT CGGTTCAGAGTGAAAGAAAGCCTTTTGATGTGCAACGGGAGAAACCAACCAACTGTGCAGCTTCAACTGAAAAAATCTATATCAGGAAAGACCTAAGAAGCCCTCTCATAGCAACTCCAACATTTGTAGCAGATAAAGATGGGGCCCG GTCAACAGGTCTTCTTGATCCAGGAATGCTTGTGAATATTCAGCAGCCTTTGATACGGGATGATGGTACAGTCCTGCTAGCTACAGACTCCAAG GCTGAGACAAGTCAGGGTGCTTTAGGAACACTGGCAAATGTTGTAACATCCCTTGCCAGCCTTAGTGAGTCACTTAATAATGGAGATACTTCTGAAATCCAACAAGAGGATCAATCTGCCAGTGAGATCACTCG GGCATTTGATACTTTGGCTAAAGCACTTAATACCACAGATGGCACAGTAGCTCAGAACTTGGCAGATGGGATGGATCCTACAGGAGGAGGGAATATTCATGTAATCAGCAGAGATCAGTCAACACCAATCATTGAAGTGGAAGGACCCCTACTTACAGATACACATGTCACATTTAAG CTAACAATGCCTAGTCCAATGCCAGAGTACCTTAATGTACATTACATCTGTGAGTCAGCATCACGACTGCTTTTCCTCTCAATGCACTGGGCTAGATCTATCCCTGCTTTTCAAGCACTTGG ACAGGACTGTAACACAAGCCTAGTTCGTGCCTGCTGGAATGAGCTATTTACCTTAGGCCTAGCACAATGTGCACAGGTGATGAGTCTGTCTACTATCCTAGCAGCTATCGTCAACCACCTTCAGAACAGCATACAGGAAG actaa